A region of Panicum virgatum strain AP13 chromosome 8N, P.virgatum_v5, whole genome shotgun sequence DNA encodes the following proteins:
- the LOC120685820 gene encoding uncharacterized protein LOC120685820 yields the protein MAQSTGGEHHVRVPAHSGGQAGTGDTPPEKQLNSFVRAVALIERLGNALGTLAFTWATVVLLGGYPAVLRQDCDFWFATTIVFLEAARMFSRNNKLDYQLFFYTRGAFKPLGWNGLTVVVIFTSVLLLLISYRYLYLRWMVLLMAALVTLRFVSSVFARLLRGNLLRRAISLLSPFIPILFLGLTLFRVKRITGEGIATSQIAKLVVLALLFLVVLLLTISRLRFPSIINLVKRALGSKQEFWHRIILNSCMLTTGVLLAFVFPYDFVIIFIIELVAVAIVSLGNLQIPAAIVRVVLALIRLIPHDYYGDDIRQIDNSDPGNGGKINLAPSLNIFYGMVLGQGTLYSVACILELFSFIPRRSLARRGGFGGQWGVESVNLYYAYAFEKYMQGDVLAPKNINLNNFAVDSINSETPKMQFHGIRMMHCLLQKQPTRRWFILKLNGSMETMVRLINMLDWTSPEDTTVRLFAAKVTAELATSIRVVTIPGIIQVVSALLGCGNQQKRGNPLLDSKVGHENNQEGRPDAVSNTGRRLMETQDRSTQQVGTIEQKSRIFRCCQGISKLWSIPQEEPLTEQDLLPALAMLILDGLASFDQGNCMEISKASGLIPKIIAFTSCRTSGTTYTDAQRKVLVKSSVKLLHRLTSVEGEIGITLRHKVSKYPFLLRNLAEILGDGTSSQEVRTLAEGIIRNLAIDENTRQVIGHIQVIITLLMQAFLKPDRPSSTDADKLLREVAGQALAMLAMDNVNNCLAMLGEAGHEFIEVLTSMIHMDRYRCVAASLLRNICQHARPELKEPDLKELSYCLRQALEIILVADEKAELEIFIGLSSQICKVIPGDFARELEDGHLKDRFVKRLVDALNANMEPSAHCPGIRRVILEQAINMMEHDSRYARCFIDRRMAEALSMVEETASEAENYSLFLGDVGLMEARVPLSSLVATAKQLLAIHRS from the exons ATGGCTCAGAGCACCGGAGGGGAGCACCACGTCCGCGTGCCGGCTCACAGCGGCGGGCAGGCGGGCACGGGAGACACGCCGCCGGAGAAGCAGCTGAACAGCTTCGTTCGCGCGGTCGCGCTGATCGAGCGGCTGGGCAACGCCCTCGGCACGCTCGCCTTCACCTGGGCGACCGTCGTCCTGCTAGGGGGCTATCCCGCGGTGCTCCGCCAAGACTGCGACTTTTGGTTCGCAACCACCATAGTTTTCCTAGAAGCAGCAAG GATGTTCAGCCGCAATAACAAACTGGATTACCAATTGTTCTTTTACACAAGAGGCGCTTTCAAGCCTCTTGGATGGAATGGGCTGACTGTGGTGGTAATTTTTACCAGCGTTTTGTTACTCCTCATCAGTTACCGTTATCTTTATTTGAGATGGATGGTTCTCCTGATGGCAGCGCTGGTTACACTCCGGTTTGTGTCCTCAGTATTTGCAAGGTTACTCAGAGGCAATCTGCTACGCCGTGCCATATCGTTATTGAGCCCCTTCATTCCAATTTTATTTCTTGGTCTCACTTTGTTCCGTGTAAAGAGAATCACAGGTGAAGGAATTGCCACCAGTCAAATTGCAAAACTGGTAGTGTTGGCCCTACTGTTTCTGGTTGTGCTTCTTTTGACGATCAGCCGGCTGCGGTTTCCAAGTATCATCAATCTAGTTAAACGTGCTCTAGGCAGCAAACAAGAGTTTTGGCATCGAATCATTCTGAATTCGTGCATGCTTACTACAGGAGTGCTGTTGGCGTTTGTGTTCCCTTATGATTTTGTCATTATCTTCATAATTGAATTAGTTGCTGTAGCGATTGTGTCATTGGGCAATTTACAGATTCCAGCAGCAATTGTGCGCGTGGTGCTCGCACTAATACGCCTTATACCACATGACTACTACGGTGATGATATCAGGCAGATTGACAATAGTGACCCTGGGAATGGGGGGAAGATAAACCTTGCACCATCCCTAAATATATTCTACGGGATGGTGCTTGGTCAAGGAACACTCTACAGTGTGGCCTGCATACTCGAGTTATTTTCTTTCATCCCTCGAAGGTCCCTTGCCCGTCGTGGTGGCTTCGGAGGTCAGTGGGGAGTGGAGTCTGTGAATCTTTACTATGCATACGCCTTTGAGAAATACATGCAAGGGGATGTGCTTGCTCCAAAGAACATCAACCTCAACAACTTTGCTGTCGATTCTATAAACTCAGAAACGCCTAAGATGCAGTTTCATGGGATTAGAATGATGCACTGTCTTCTGCAGAAGCAGCCAACTAGGAGATGGTTCATTTTGAAACTCAACGGATCTATGGAAACGATGGTCAGGTTAATCAACATGCTGGACTGGACAAGCCCAGAGGATACAACTGTTAGATTGTTTGCTGCAAAAGTCACCGCTGAGCTTGCAACAAGCATCCGAGTTGTAACTATACCAGGGATAATTCAGGTTGTATCAGCTCTTCTGGGATGCGGCAACCAACAGAAAAGAGGAAACCCACTATTGGACAGCAAAGTTGGCCATGAGAATAACCAAGAGGGAAGACCTGATGCAGTTTCAAACACTGGCCGCAGGCTGATGGAAACACAAGACCGCTCAACCCAACAAGTTGGGACTATCGAACAAAAGTCCAGGATATTCAGATGTTGTCAAGGGATCTCCAAGTTATGGTCAATTCCTCAGGAGGAACCATTGACAGAGCAAGATCTTCTACCTGCACTAGCCATGTTAATTCTCGATGGCCTTGCTAGCTTTGATCAAGGAAATTGTATGGAAATCAGCAAGGCAAGCGGCCTCATCCCCAAGATCATAGCATTCACAAGCTGCAGAACAAGTGGGACCACATATACGGACGCACAACGGAAGGTCCTAGTGAAGTCATCAGTGAAGTTGTTGCACAGGCTCACCAGTGTTGAAGGGGAAATTGGCATAACGTTGCGGCATAAGGTATCTAAATATCCCTTTCTACTGAGAAACCTTGCGGAGATCCTGGGAGACGGTACGAGCAGCCAAGAAGTAAGAACGTTGGCGGAAGGAATCATCAGAAACCTTGCCATTGATGAGAACACAAGGCAAGTGATTGGGCACATCCAAGTGATTATTACCTTGTTGATGCAGGCATTTCTCAAACCAGACAGACCCTCCAGTACGGATGCTGATAAGTTGCTAAGGGAGGTGGCCGGGCAGGCactggcaatgttggcaatggACAATGTCAACAATTGTCTAGCCATGTTAGGGGAAGCAGGGCATGAGTTCATTGAGGTGCTCACAAGTATGATCCATATGGATAGGTACAGATGCGTGGCAGCAAGTCTGTTGCGGAATATTTGCCAGCACGCTCGACCTGAGCTTAAAGAGCCGGACCTGAAGGAACTATCTTATTGCTTGAGACAG GCGTTGGAAATAATATTGGTTGCAGACGAGAAGGCAGAACTGGAGATTTTCATTGGCCTTAGTTCGCAGATATGCAAAGTCATTCCAGGAGACTTCGCCCGAGAACTAGAAGACGGCCATCTCAAGGACAGATTCGTGAAGCGGCTCGTAGACGCCCTGAACGCAAACATGGAACCCAGCGCTCACTGCCCCGGGATCAGGAGGGTGATACTCGAGCAAGCCATAAACATGATGGAACATGACTCTCGCTACGCGAGGTGCTTCATCGACCGCCGCATGGCGGAAGCACTGTCCATGGTGGAAGAGACGGCCTCGGAGGCCGAGAACTACAGCCTCTTCCTAGGTGATGTAGGGCTGATGGAGGCCCGCGTGCCTTTGTCATCCCTTGTGGCGACGGCCAAACAGCTGCTGGCCATCCATCGAAGCTGA